One window of the Acaryochloris sp. CCMEE 5410 genome contains the following:
- the cutA gene encoding divalent-cation tolerance protein CutA, whose amino-acid sequence METDAIVVMITASSEDEAVAIAALLVRDHLAACVSLFPVSSIYTWDNKVQNEPEWQLMIKTQQDKFADLETKVRELHTYDVPEIIALPVTAGSMPYLNWISTQVQS is encoded by the coding sequence ATGGAAACAGACGCGATTGTGGTGATGATTACTGCCTCTTCTGAAGATGAAGCGGTTGCGATCGCAGCGCTTCTCGTTCGAGATCACCTGGCGGCCTGTGTCAGTCTATTTCCCGTATCATCCATCTATACCTGGGATAACAAGGTGCAGAATGAGCCAGAATGGCAGTTGATGATCAAGACTCAACAGGATAAATTTGCGGACTTAGAAACGAAAGTGCGTGAATTACACACCTATGATGTACCAGAGATCATTGCTTTGCCCGTGACGGCAGGTTCGATGCCCTATCTCAACTGGATTTCAACCCAGGTTCAGTCATAA
- a CDS encoding ATP-binding protein, which produces MVNESSPKRWEFRAQDIPALFASEADCDLLLQSYRVRADGIMVAMNGFLCLVCFALAPLRNTGAAALAIGVPTLLLSLWLRHRHSGELGTRLYMACGFMIYTALIIHQNGGVTEAHFSAFGLIGVLLYYRDWRTILTATVFIYLHHFVLGYGQTLGWPIYVFADSHFWRMFVSHVLYFLPFVGMMSYLSIWLRREGYENQQDLIALRQAEQELIQFNEVLEKRVEERTFALQAAKLEADRANQAKSEFLANMSHELRTPLNGILGYAQILSRSKTLSADDRNGVGVILDSGSHLLSLINDVLDLAKIEAGKLELVPTTTSLPNLLQRVVDICQIKATQKGLQFSYKPSPQLPEGILADEKLLSQVLINLIGNAIKFTNAGTVTFQIEVSKGSDEQVSLMFKVIDTGRGIAEEDIDKLFEAFEQVGDHHKQSEGTGLGLAISQRIVQLMGGTIHINSKPGDGSEFWFILDFPLVESGKKRQPFRSRQRIIGYQTSHNRQGEIPLTLLVVDDHGENRAVLLNLLEPLGFTVIEAEDGQVGLEQIRRHRPDLIITDLAMPIMDGFEFLRHIREDENFKATKVIVSSASVSRSDQQMALEQGGDAFLAKPIEISLLFQMIAEQLSISWLYEEGEQPLASETVPTEIILPSTTVLEELFALSQYGDVFRLKEKLNALVESDPMYTPFAQPILELTKLFMVEEIAEMLSTQLEEKLALSVASKPTD; this is translated from the coding sequence ATGGTCAACGAGTCCTCACCGAAGCGCTGGGAATTCAGAGCCCAAGACATTCCCGCGCTCTTTGCATCCGAAGCAGACTGTGACCTTCTTTTGCAGTCGTATCGTGTGCGCGCTGATGGCATTATGGTGGCCATGAACGGCTTTTTATGCCTTGTTTGTTTTGCCCTTGCTCCCCTACGCAATACAGGAGCTGCAGCATTAGCGATTGGAGTTCCGACATTGCTCCTCTCCCTTTGGCTAAGACATCGCCATTCGGGTGAGTTAGGGACGCGACTCTATATGGCCTGTGGCTTTATGATCTACACGGCTTTAATTATTCATCAGAACGGAGGTGTGACCGAAGCCCATTTTTCTGCCTTTGGACTGATTGGGGTCCTCCTTTACTATCGCGACTGGCGCACCATTCTTACTGCTACCGTATTTATCTACTTACATCATTTCGTCTTGGGTTATGGCCAAACATTAGGTTGGCCCATTTATGTGTTTGCTGACTCCCATTTTTGGCGGATGTTTGTCAGTCATGTGCTCTATTTCCTTCCCTTTGTGGGGATGATGTCCTATCTCTCTATTTGGCTACGACGAGAAGGCTATGAAAACCAACAGGATCTAATTGCCCTTAGACAAGCAGAACAGGAATTAATTCAATTTAATGAAGTCCTAGAAAAGCGGGTTGAAGAACGGACGTTTGCATTGCAAGCCGCAAAACTGGAAGCGGATCGTGCCAACCAGGCTAAAAGCGAATTTCTGGCCAATATGAGTCATGAACTCCGTACTCCCCTCAACGGCATCCTCGGTTACGCCCAAATTCTTAGCCGTTCCAAAACTCTATCCGCTGACGATAGAAACGGGGTAGGTGTCATATTAGATAGCGGTTCCCACCTATTGTCACTGATCAACGATGTCCTTGACTTAGCCAAAATCGAAGCCGGTAAACTGGAGCTTGTTCCGACCACCACATCTTTACCTAACCTCTTGCAAAGGGTCGTGGATATCTGCCAAATCAAGGCCACGCAGAAGGGACTTCAGTTCTCGTATAAACCTAGTCCCCAGTTACCTGAAGGAATATTGGCTGACGAGAAATTGCTTTCTCAGGTACTGATCAATCTCATCGGCAACGCGATTAAGTTTACCAATGCGGGGACTGTGACCTTCCAGATTGAAGTCTCCAAGGGGAGTGATGAACAGGTTTCTCTAATGTTCAAGGTGATCGATACAGGCAGGGGCATTGCCGAAGAAGATATAGACAAACTATTTGAGGCATTTGAACAAGTTGGAGATCATCACAAACAGTCTGAAGGAACTGGATTAGGTCTCGCCATTAGCCAACGCATTGTTCAACTCATGGGGGGGACGATTCACATCAACAGCAAGCCGGGGGATGGTAGCGAATTTTGGTTCATACTAGACTTCCCGCTGGTCGAAAGTGGGAAAAAGCGACAACCCTTCCGATCTCGTCAGCGGATCATCGGCTACCAAACTTCCCACAACCGACAGGGTGAGATTCCCCTTACTCTTCTGGTTGTAGATGATCATGGGGAGAATCGAGCTGTTTTGCTCAATCTGCTTGAGCCTCTTGGATTTACTGTGATTGAAGCAGAAGACGGTCAAGTCGGGTTAGAGCAAATTCGCCGACACCGCCCGGATTTAATCATCACCGATCTAGCCATGCCCATCATGGATGGTTTTGAGTTTCTGCGGCATATTCGTGAAGACGAAAACTTTAAAGCAACGAAAGTGATTGTCTCTTCTGCTTCAGTATCACGATCAGATCAGCAGATGGCCTTGGAGCAAGGTGGAGATGCCTTTTTAGCCAAACCAATTGAGATCAGCTTACTCTTTCAAATGATCGCTGAACAATTAAGCATTAGCTGGCTCTATGAGGAGGGGGAGCAACCTCTTGCATCTGAGACGGTCCCAACTGAGATCATCCTACCCTCGACTACAGTGCTCGAAGAGCTATTCGCTTTATCTCAGTACGGTGACGTATTTCGTCTAAAGGAAAAACTGAATGCATTGGTAGAGTCAGATCCGATGTATACTCCTTTCGCTCAGCCCATTTTGGAATTGACCAAGTTATTTATGGTCGAAGAAATTGCAGAGATGCTGAGCACCCAGTTAGAAGAGAAACTGGCTCTATCGGTTGCGAGTAAACCAACAGATTAA
- a CDS encoding cyclic peptide export ABC transporter: MQIIWLLIKASWISATLAILTGITSGVCSARLIALVNSAISQNATQSLLISFAGLSVLAFVTGSLSQFLLVDLAQNSVYQLRLRLSQRILASSLRQLEQLGPSRLFAVLTQDVQAISNTVFVIPFLCIDLAVVGGCLIYLGWLSIWVFLIVAAFMVVAIPLVQLLLNFAYRYLNLARQEDDQLFTHFRSITDGLKELKLHSVRRQTFFTEDLSVSAGKSRQFQKNAFKFAALSSGGGQFLFFLLLGVLLFGVPEILPSTQAVLPAYILTLSYLMGPLGNIIQRLPNLASANVSIQKVNQMGLKLAEHAEVETVVTKPTPKDWNQLKLAGVVHTYQDPGADHQFRVGPIDLTINSGELVFIVGGNGSGKSTLAKLITGLYTPESGEIHLDAEPIVDTNREWYRQLFSTVFADYYLFERLISEEFSTLDAQARAYLRKLELEQKVSVQDGQLSTTGLSQGQRKRLALLSAYLENRSIYLFDEWAADQDPIFREIFYTQLLAELKQRGKTVLVISHDDHFFHLADRIIKLDYGRIESDQD; the protein is encoded by the coding sequence ATGCAAATTATCTGGCTTCTGATTAAAGCATCTTGGATCAGTGCGACCCTAGCGATTCTGACTGGGATTACCAGTGGGGTTTGCAGTGCCCGGCTGATTGCTTTGGTTAATTCTGCCATTAGCCAGAACGCTACTCAGTCACTGCTTATCTCCTTTGCCGGGTTGTCTGTTTTGGCCTTTGTGACCGGGAGTCTGTCTCAGTTTCTACTGGTTGATCTGGCCCAAAATTCTGTCTATCAATTGCGCCTGCGTTTGAGTCAGCGAATACTTGCATCTTCCCTACGACAGCTAGAACAGTTAGGCCCCAGCCGACTGTTTGCTGTCTTAACCCAAGATGTGCAGGCCATTTCTAATACCGTTTTTGTGATTCCATTCTTGTGTATTGACCTTGCGGTCGTGGGTGGATGCTTGATCTATCTGGGTTGGTTGTCGATTTGGGTCTTTCTGATTGTGGCGGCTTTTATGGTCGTTGCGATTCCCTTGGTCCAGCTGTTGCTCAACTTTGCCTATCGCTATTTGAATCTGGCCCGTCAAGAAGATGATCAACTGTTTACCCATTTTCGGAGCATCACCGATGGCCTCAAAGAACTGAAGCTGCATTCTGTCCGCAGGCAGACTTTTTTTACCGAAGATCTATCTGTCAGTGCGGGGAAATCGCGTCAGTTCCAAAAAAATGCCTTTAAGTTTGCAGCATTATCTAGTGGCGGCGGCCAGTTCCTATTCTTTCTGCTGCTGGGGGTACTTCTGTTTGGCGTCCCCGAGATCTTACCTTCCACTCAAGCCGTTTTACCTGCCTATATCCTCACCCTGTCTTATCTGATGGGACCTTTGGGAAATATTATCCAACGCTTGCCCAATCTCGCCAGCGCCAATGTCTCCATTCAAAAAGTCAACCAAATGGGATTGAAGCTGGCTGAACATGCTGAGGTAGAAACGGTTGTAACCAAACCCACTCCCAAGGATTGGAACCAGTTGAAATTAGCAGGGGTGGTCCATACCTATCAAGATCCAGGGGCAGATCATCAGTTTAGGGTGGGACCGATTGACCTGACGATTAATTCAGGAGAACTCGTCTTTATTGTCGGCGGCAATGGCAGTGGCAAATCTACTCTGGCAAAGCTGATTACAGGTTTATACACCCCTGAGTCAGGAGAGATCCATTTGGATGCTGAACCAATTGTAGATACTAATCGTGAGTGGTATCGGCAGCTTTTTTCGACGGTTTTTGCAGACTATTATCTGTTTGAACGATTAATCAGCGAGGAGTTCTCTACCCTGGATGCCCAAGCTCGGGCCTATTTGCGCAAATTAGAGCTGGAGCAGAAGGTCTCCGTACAGGATGGACAGCTATCCACCACGGGACTCTCTCAAGGCCAGCGAAAACGGTTAGCCCTGTTGTCTGCCTATCTAGAGAATCGATCCATATACTTGTTTGACGAATGGGCTGCGGACCAAGATCCCATTTTTCGGGAGATCTTTTACACGCAACTGTTAGCAGAACTCAAACAGCGAGGCAAAACCGTACTTGTGATTAGCCATGATGACCATTTCTTTCATCTGGCAGACCGGATTATCAAGCTCGATTATGGTCGAATCGAATCTGATCAGGACTAA
- a CDS encoding 6-carboxytetrahydropterin synthase → MKCLIHRRAEFSASHRYWLPELSASENQEKFGLCTRSPGHGHNYELFVSMWGELDQYGMVLNLSDVKQVIKREVTDPLNFSYLNEVWPEFQETLPTTEHLARVIWQRLAPHLPLVNIQLFEHPKLWADYKGAGMEAYLTVGSHFSAAHRLALPELSFEENCEIYGKCARPHGHGHNYHLEVTVKGEVDARTGMIVDLVALQSLVDDVVLEPLDHTFLNKDIPYFEKVVPTAENIAFYIAKLLREPILKIGAELHRIKLIESPNNSCEVLCSDLFDAAPVLSGRVGEPALVG, encoded by the coding sequence ATGAAATGTCTTATCCACCGACGCGCTGAGTTTTCTGCCAGCCATCGGTATTGGTTACCTGAGCTATCTGCATCAGAAAATCAGGAAAAATTTGGTCTATGTACGCGTTCCCCGGGTCATGGCCATAACTATGAACTGTTTGTTTCCATGTGGGGCGAACTCGATCAATATGGGATGGTTTTAAATCTCTCGGATGTCAAGCAAGTGATTAAGCGGGAGGTTACTGACCCCCTCAATTTTTCCTATCTAAATGAGGTATGGCCCGAGTTTCAGGAAACCTTGCCTACCACGGAGCATCTGGCCCGGGTGATCTGGCAGCGGTTAGCCCCCCACTTGCCATTAGTAAATATTCAACTTTTTGAACATCCCAAACTTTGGGCCGACTATAAAGGAGCTGGCATGGAAGCCTATTTAACTGTTGGAAGTCATTTTAGTGCTGCGCATCGATTGGCACTTCCCGAACTGAGTTTTGAAGAAAACTGCGAAATCTATGGCAAATGCGCTCGACCTCATGGTCATGGCCATAACTACCACCTAGAAGTGACCGTCAAAGGTGAGGTGGATGCCCGGACAGGCATGATTGTGGATTTAGTCGCTCTCCAAAGCCTGGTCGACGATGTGGTCCTAGAACCCCTTGACCATACCTTCTTGAATAAAGACATTCCCTACTTTGAAAAGGTCGTTCCCACGGCTGAAAATATTGCATTCTATATCGCCAAACTCTTGCGAGAGCCGATCCTCAAAATTGGAGCCGAACTTCATCGCATCAAGCTGATTGAAAGTCCGAATAATTCCTGCGAAGTGCTGTGCTCTGACTTATTTGATGCAGCGCCAGTGCTCTCTGGTCGAGTGGGTGAACCTGCATTAGTGGGCTAG
- a CDS encoding phytoene synthase yields MLQLPETPRPTKKLASLEDSYEQCRQVTADYAKTFYLGTQLMSPEKRQGVWAIYVWCRLTDELVDGPQAAFTTSETLDKWEEQLESVFAGHPVDDPDVALVDTVERFGLDIQPFRDMIAGQRMDLVRDRYETFEDLHLYCYRVAGTVGLMSAQIMGVERFCDRLQAPWSPPRILNNPVNTINKAVDLGIANQLTNILRDVGEDARRGRIYLPLEDLAAFDYTEADLFNGVIDDRWRAFMKFQIRRARKYFAQAESGIGTLQRDARWPVWSALVLYRQILDVIEQNQYDVFTRRAYVPSRRKLMSLPLAWLKSL; encoded by the coding sequence ATGCTGCAACTGCCTGAAACTCCAAGACCCACAAAAAAACTGGCGTCTCTTGAAGACTCCTACGAGCAATGTCGGCAAGTAACCGCCGATTATGCCAAGACCTTTTATCTGGGCACCCAACTAATGTCGCCCGAAAAGCGTCAAGGCGTATGGGCTATTTATGTCTGGTGTCGGCTGACGGATGAATTGGTCGACGGTCCCCAAGCGGCGTTTACCACCTCTGAGACGCTAGATAAGTGGGAAGAACAGCTTGAATCTGTGTTTGCAGGCCATCCTGTGGACGACCCGGATGTGGCGCTTGTGGACACAGTAGAACGCTTTGGCCTCGATATCCAACCGTTCCGGGATATGATTGCCGGACAGCGGATGGATTTAGTCCGCGATCGCTACGAAACCTTTGAAGACTTGCACCTCTACTGCTACCGGGTTGCTGGAACCGTCGGTCTAATGTCGGCCCAGATTATGGGGGTGGAACGCTTTTGCGATCGCTTACAGGCTCCCTGGAGTCCCCCTAGAATTCTCAACAATCCCGTCAATACCATTAACAAGGCTGTCGATTTAGGCATTGCCAATCAGCTCACTAATATCCTCCGGGACGTCGGTGAAGATGCTCGACGTGGGCGGATTTACCTCCCCTTAGAGGATTTAGCTGCCTTTGACTACACCGAAGCAGACTTATTCAATGGCGTCATCGATGATCGCTGGCGAGCCTTTATGAAGTTCCAAATCCGCCGGGCGCGCAAGTATTTTGCTCAGGCTGAGTCAGGCATTGGCACCCTGCAAAGGGATGCACGCTGGCCCGTATGGTCGGCCCTGGTGCTCTACCGCCAAATTCTGGATGTGATTGAGCAGAACCAATACGATGTCTTTACCCGTCGAGCCTATGTTCCCAGCCGGCGGAAGTTGATGTCCTTACCTCTGGCTTGGCTTAAATCCCTGTAA
- the pds gene encoding 15-cis-phytoene desaturase, giving the protein MRVAIAGGGLAGLSCAKYLVDQGHTPIVLERASVLGGLVAAWKDEDGDWVETGLHAFFGAYPNMLQLLKELDIEDRLQWKKHALIFNQPEKPGVLSRFDVPDLPSPINVIISILRNNDMLTWEQKIRFAIGLLPAIVRGQKYVEDMDRYSLLEWLEKQGIDDRVNSDIFIAASKALTFINPDEVSATIPLTALNRFLQERYGSKIAFLDGAPPERLCQPIVDYVTERGGEVLVNAPLKKIVLNEDGSVNHFLMKGSADSEEYTITADAYVSAMSVDAMKLMMPDEWKVKPYFKQLQELEGVPVISIQLWFDRKLSDVDHLLFSRSPLLSVYADMSNACREYSDPDKSMLELVLAPAEDWISRSEEDIIEATLAELAKLFPDEIPDQAKVLKARVVKTPRSVYKAIPGRQQFRPVQTTPISNFFLSGSYTMQRYLGSMEGAVLSGKLTAQAINSAKALSSSNNASVTSKPVSQSIPNAATA; this is encoded by the coding sequence ATGCGAGTTGCGATCGCAGGTGGAGGTCTGGCTGGTCTCTCCTGTGCCAAATATTTAGTTGACCAAGGGCATACTCCCATCGTTTTAGAACGGGCCTCTGTCCTGGGGGGCTTAGTGGCCGCCTGGAAAGACGAAGATGGAGACTGGGTAGAAACAGGTCTGCACGCTTTCTTTGGGGCTTATCCCAACATGCTTCAGCTACTTAAGGAGCTGGATATTGAAGATCGGCTGCAGTGGAAAAAGCATGCCTTGATTTTTAATCAACCCGAAAAGCCGGGGGTGTTGTCACGGTTTGATGTGCCGGACCTACCGTCCCCCATCAACGTGATTATTTCCATCCTTCGCAACAACGATATGTTGACCTGGGAGCAAAAGATACGGTTTGCGATCGGGTTGCTGCCTGCGATTGTTCGGGGGCAGAAATACGTCGAAGATATGGATCGCTACTCTTTGCTGGAATGGCTGGAAAAGCAGGGCATCGATGATCGGGTTAATTCCGATATTTTTATCGCCGCCTCCAAAGCCCTAACCTTTATTAACCCCGATGAAGTCTCAGCCACCATTCCCCTAACGGCGCTCAATCGATTTTTACAAGAGCGCTACGGCTCCAAGATTGCCTTTTTGGATGGTGCGCCACCGGAGCGGCTCTGTCAGCCCATCGTCGATTATGTGACGGAGCGAGGGGGTGAAGTTCTGGTCAATGCCCCGCTGAAAAAGATTGTCCTCAATGAGGATGGCAGTGTGAATCATTTCTTGATGAAAGGATCTGCTGATTCTGAGGAATACACCATCACTGCAGATGCTTATGTCTCGGCCATGTCCGTAGACGCCATGAAGCTGATGATGCCTGACGAGTGGAAAGTCAAACCCTATTTCAAACAGCTTCAGGAACTAGAAGGGGTGCCCGTAATTAGTATCCAGCTCTGGTTTGACCGCAAGCTCAGCGATGTAGACCATTTACTCTTCTCTCGGTCACCGCTGTTAAGCGTCTACGCCGATATGAGCAATGCCTGCCGAGAATATTCTGATCCAGACAAATCGATGTTGGAGCTGGTTTTAGCTCCGGCAGAGGATTGGATCAGCCGATCCGAGGAAGACATTATTGAGGCCACCCTTGCGGAACTCGCCAAACTTTTCCCGGATGAAATTCCCGATCAGGCCAAAGTTCTGAAAGCCCGAGTGGTAAAAACACCCCGCTCAGTTTACAAAGCGATTCCAGGTCGGCAACAGTTCCGTCCAGTACAAACAACGCCCATTTCCAACTTCTTTTTGTCTGGAAGTTACACCATGCAACGTTATCTGGGCAGTATGGAGGGGGCGGTGCTTTCTGGTAAGCTGACAGCACAAGCCATTAACAGTGCCAAAGCTCTTTCATCCTCAAATAACGCTTCTGTAACGTCCAAGCCAGTTTCCCAGTCAATCCCGAATGCTGCAACTGCCTGA